In Acidobacteriota bacterium, the following proteins share a genomic window:
- the atpC gene encoding ATP synthase F1 subunit epsilon, with product MADRLKLEVVTPSRRILECSAQEVRIPGAMGELGVLPGHTPLLTSLGTGAVTWIDGDSTGRLVVQGGFAEIQPDAVTVL from the coding sequence GTGGCCGATCGACTGAAGCTCGAGGTCGTGACGCCGAGCCGACGCATCCTCGAGTGCAGCGCCCAGGAGGTGCGGATTCCAGGGGCAATGGGTGAGCTCGGTGTGCTGCCGGGGCACACGCCGCTGCTGACCTCTCTCGGCACCGGTGCGGTCACGTGGATTGACGGTGACTCAACCGGCAGGCTGGTCGTCCAGGGGGGGTTCGCCGAGATCCAGCCCGACGCGGTTACGGTCCTC